A single region of the Moorena sp. SIOASIH genome encodes:
- the iscB gene encoding RNA-guided endonuclease IscB, with protein sequence MQNYVFVIDTNKQPLNPISPKKARRLLDKGKAAVFRMYPFTIILKTAINDPTISPCQIKIDPGSKFTGFALVQNDQVIWGMELEHRGGLIKKKLEARSAVRRGRRNRHTRYRKPRFLNRKRPEGWLSPSLEHRVLTIKTWVKRLIKFCPVSEIWVERVKFDTQKMQNPEISGIEYQQGELAGYEVREYLLEKWGRECAYCGKQNIPLQIEHIHPKSKSGSDRVSNLCLACEKCNQRKGNRPIEEFLKKKPSLLQKIKNKALSPLRDAAAVNMTRNKVVKVLKKILPVVTGTGAMTKYNRTRLGLSKKHWVDAACVGNIETLVVRTSQPLLVVCFGQGGRQKAALNKYGYPTRHNPLKPIKGWATGDIAKHQKIGIGKVTPRSKGSFGFTPLGTKGYKSCKPQDISVIHRKDGYTYSFC encoded by the coding sequence ATGCAAAATTACGTATTCGTCATTGACACAAACAAGCAACCATTAAACCCGATTTCCCCAAAGAAAGCCCGCCGGTTATTAGACAAAGGTAAAGCTGCGGTTTTTAGGATGTACCCATTTACAATCATCTTGAAAACAGCGATCAACGATCCAACTATCTCACCTTGTCAAATCAAGATTGACCCTGGCAGCAAGTTCACCGGATTTGCTTTAGTCCAAAACGACCAAGTTATTTGGGGGATGGAATTGGAACACAGGGGAGGACTGATCAAGAAAAAACTAGAGGCGAGAAGCGCTGTTAGACGTGGGAGACGTAATCGTCATACTCGTTACAGAAAACCTAGATTCCTTAACCGTAAACGTCCAGAGGGTTGGCTTTCCCCCAGTTTAGAGCACAGGGTTCTAACTATTAAAACCTGGGTTAAACGGCTGATTAAGTTTTGCCCGGTTAGCGAGATTTGGGTCGAAAGAGTTAAGTTTGACACCCAAAAAATGCAGAATCCTGAAATTAGTGGTATTGAATACCAGCAAGGGGAACTAGCTGGCTACGAAGTAAGAGAGTATTTACTTGAAAAGTGGGGCAGAGAATGCGCCTATTGTGGCAAGCAAAATATCCCTTTACAGATTGAGCACATTCACCCAAAATCAAAAAGTGGGAGCGACCGAGTCAGCAATCTTTGTCTGGCTTGCGAGAAATGTAATCAACGGAAAGGGAACAGACCTATAGAGGAATTCCTCAAGAAGAAACCCAGTCTACTACAGAAAATAAAAAACAAGGCGCTTTCGCCATTAAGGGATGCTGCCGCAGTAAATATGACTCGGAACAAGGTAGTAAAGGTGCTCAAGAAAATTTTGCCTGTGGTCACTGGAACTGGTGCTATGACCAAGTACAACCGAACAAGATTGGGTTTATCTAAAAAGCACTGGGTTGATGCGGCCTGTGTCGGTAATATTGAAACTTTAGTGGTAAGAACCTCTCAACCACTGTTAGTTGTCTGCTTTGGACAAGGAGGAAGACAGAAAGCAGCACTTAACAAATACGGCTATCCAACTAGGCATAACCCATTGAAGCCGATTAAAGGTTGGGCTACTGGCGACATAGCCAAACACCAGAAAATAGGAATAGGCAAAGTAACTCCCAGAAGCAAAGGAAGTTTCGGATTTACTCCACTAGGAACAAAAGGCTACAAGAGTTGCAAGCCTCAAGACATATCAGTCATACACAGGAAGGATGGATATACTTACAGTTTTTGCTAG